One Lactobacillus crispatus DNA segment encodes these proteins:
- a CDS encoding Nif3-like dinuclear metal center hexameric protein: protein MTKVKDIVARLRQDFPENIASQGDPVGMQIGSMEADVTKVMTTLDVRPQVVEEAVEKGVDFIVSHHPVMFRPAQNLDFANAQNAMYGNIIKNGITVYSIHTNSDKAQDGSADWQAEELGLQDVEPFCLDDDGIAMGRKGKLPRTMTAYDFAYYVKEKMQIKMARLIAANNEKPITSVGFICGDGGKYWTRALDDHLDAFITGDVYYHVGHDMISSGLTVVDPGHYTEKLFKYKVYDRLKKWNEENNWNVGIELSEVSTNPFQDLF from the coding sequence ATGACCAAAGTAAAAGACATTGTTGCGCGCTTGCGACAAGATTTTCCGGAAAACATTGCTTCACAAGGTGATCCTGTTGGTATGCAAATTGGATCAATGGAGGCTGATGTTACCAAAGTAATGACTACTTTAGATGTACGTCCCCAGGTAGTTGAAGAAGCTGTTGAAAAAGGGGTTGATTTCATCGTTAGTCACCATCCTGTAATGTTTAGACCAGCACAAAATTTGGATTTTGCGAATGCACAAAACGCAATGTATGGCAATATTATCAAGAATGGAATTACTGTTTATTCAATTCATACTAATTCAGATAAAGCCCAAGATGGATCTGCTGATTGGCAAGCAGAGGAATTAGGTCTGCAAGATGTTGAACCATTTTGTCTGGATGATGATGGAATTGCTATGGGTAGAAAAGGAAAGTTACCTAGAACAATGACTGCTTATGATTTTGCCTATTATGTTAAAGAAAAAATGCAAATTAAAATGGCACGTCTGATTGCTGCAAACAATGAAAAGCCAATTACCAGTGTAGGATTTATTTGTGGCGATGGTGGTAAATATTGGACTAGAGCCTTAGATGACCATTTAGATGCTTTTATTACTGGGGATGTTTATTATCATGTAGGCCATGATATGATTTCATCTGGTTTAACTGTTGTTGATCCTGGTCATTATACTGAAAAACTATTTAAGTACAAGGTCTATGATCGACTTAAAAAGTGGAATGAAGAAAATAACTGGAATGTTGGAATTGAGCTTTCCGAGGTTTCTACCAATCCATTTCAAGACTTATTTTAA
- a CDS encoding phosphomevalonate kinase, with translation MITEKAPGKLYIAGEYAVLEQDCPAILVAVNQFVRVSITKSKGATGLIHSKQYSQDSIHWVRQGSKMVIDNRDNPFEYILSAISFTEQYCIEQNIKMKVYDLHVNSDLDSADGKKYGLGSSAAVTVATVKAILRFYGVKMSNELVYKLSAISHYSVQGNGSAGDIAASVYGGWLAYQTFDKKWLKQELANKTLVQVVNEAWPGLKVELLTPPKDMKLMIGWSQKPASTSRLVDETNANKAALNMEYENFLVASRACVLKMVQGFEANNIALIKQQIRANRKLLQHFAKINQIAIEIPRLSQLIKIAENFGGAAKTSGAGNGDCGIVITDTNTDVEALESEWRHKGIMPLNFKVHQIIMAH, from the coding sequence TTGATAACAGAAAAAGCGCCCGGAAAGTTATATATTGCCGGAGAATATGCAGTATTAGAGCAAGATTGTCCTGCTATTTTAGTAGCAGTTAACCAATTTGTACGTGTGTCAATCACTAAGAGTAAAGGGGCAACTGGCTTAATTCACTCCAAGCAATACTCACAGGATTCGATTCATTGGGTTCGTCAGGGCTCAAAAATGGTAATCGATAATCGTGACAACCCTTTTGAATATATTTTGTCAGCTATTTCATTTACTGAACAATATTGTATTGAGCAAAATATCAAAATGAAAGTCTATGATTTACACGTCAATTCAGACTTAGATTCTGCAGATGGTAAAAAATATGGTTTAGGTTCAAGTGCAGCCGTCACAGTAGCTACAGTTAAAGCTATCTTGCGTTTTTATGGCGTAAAAATGAGCAATGAACTGGTTTATAAATTATCGGCTATTTCACACTATTCAGTTCAAGGAAATGGCTCAGCTGGTGACATTGCAGCTAGTGTCTATGGCGGCTGGTTAGCTTACCAAACTTTTGACAAAAAATGGTTAAAGCAAGAATTAGCTAATAAGACTTTAGTTCAAGTCGTTAATGAAGCTTGGCCTGGCTTAAAAGTTGAATTACTAACTCCTCCTAAAGATATGAAACTGATGATTGGTTGGAGTCAAAAGCCAGCATCAACTTCACGCCTCGTTGATGAAACTAACGCTAATAAGGCGGCTTTGAATATGGAATATGAAAATTTCTTAGTAGCTTCTAGAGCTTGTGTTTTAAAGATGGTTCAAGGTTTCGAAGCAAACAATATTGCTTTAATCAAACAACAAATTCGGGCTAACCGTAAATTGTTGCAGCACTTTGCCAAAATTAACCAAATTGCCATTGAAATTCCACGTTTATCGCAATTAATCAAAATTGCAGAAAATTTTGGTGGAGCTGCTAAAACTTCTGGTGCTGGTAATGGCGACTGTGGCATTGTGATTACAGATACTAATACCGATGTTGAAGCACTTGAAAGCGAATGGCGCCATAAGGGAATTATGCCTCTTAATTTTAAGGTTCACCAGATTATCATGGCTCATTGA
- a CDS encoding Cof-type HAD-IIB family hydrolase, translated as MIKLIATDMDGTWLTDQKDYDKELFLREFAEMQKQGIKFVVASGNQYANLMTRFPEVLDKIYFVAENGALVAQGRQILHVDSLSDDIYQTLLKITTEYPYPAVVMGLVSAYVKKSSGRAYKQEMKKYMEHITVVDSFGEIDDRIFKVSLTVPEDKMSKILRELKEKYPEVGFVSGAADSIDMQTKGMNKAVGLAYLSQKLGIKSSEMIAFGDSGNDVGMLKYVGRSFATATALPEAKQAAGQIIGSSNESAVQKEIAKLLEIK; from the coding sequence ATGATAAAACTAATTGCGACAGATATGGACGGAACCTGGTTAACTGACCAGAAAGACTATGATAAAGAATTATTTTTGCGTGAATTTGCGGAAATGCAAAAGCAGGGGATTAAATTTGTAGTTGCTAGTGGCAATCAATATGCTAACTTAATGACTCGTTTTCCTGAGGTTTTGGATAAAATTTATTTTGTAGCTGAAAATGGGGCATTAGTTGCTCAAGGAAGACAAATTTTGCATGTTGACTCGTTAAGTGATGACATATATCAAACTTTATTAAAAATAACTACTGAATATCCATATCCAGCTGTAGTGATGGGGCTAGTAAGTGCTTATGTTAAAAAGAGCAGTGGACGAGCTTATAAACAAGAAATGAAAAAATACATGGAGCATATTACTGTAGTAGATTCTTTTGGAGAAATTGATGATCGGATTTTCAAGGTCAGTCTGACAGTGCCAGAAGATAAAATGTCTAAAATTTTGCGCGAATTAAAAGAAAAATATCCGGAGGTTGGTTTTGTTTCTGGTGCAGCAGACTCGATTGATATGCAAACTAAGGGAATGAATAAAGCAGTAGGTCTAGCATATTTGAGTCAAAAATTAGGGATCAAATCAAGTGAGATGATAGCTTTTGGCGATAGCGGTAATGATGTAGGAATGCTGAAATATGTAGGCCGTAGTTTTGCTACTGCAACGGCGTTGCCAGAAGCCAAACAAGCTGCAGGGCAAATTATTGGTTCAAGTAATGAAAGTGCTGTTCAAAAAGAAATTGCCAAATTGCTTGAAATTAAATAA
- a CDS encoding heavy metal-binding domain-containing protein — MADILVTTTENIPGKDYEIIGEAFGVTTQSRNAISDFGAGLKSIVGGEIKGYTKMLTNSRLEAISRLKEEAAKMGADAVVMMRFDTGSIAGDMQSVVAYGTAVKYQN; from the coding sequence ATGGCAGATATTTTAGTTACTACTACTGAAAATATTCCCGGTAAGGATTATGAAATTATCGGTGAAGCTTTTGGTGTTACCACGCAGTCAAGAAATGCAATATCTGACTTTGGGGCGGGATTAAAAAGCATCGTTGGGGGTGAGATTAAAGGCTACACCAAGATGCTGACGAATTCACGGCTTGAAGCAATTAGTCGTTTGAAAGAAGAAGCAGCTAAGATGGGTGCAGATGCTGTGGTAATGATGCGTTTTGATACAGGATCAATCGCTGGAGATATGCAATCGGTTGTAGCATATGGTACAGCAGTTAAGTATCAAAATTAG
- the lepB gene encoding signal peptidase I: protein MVETKKRNDDESIGRFVLDIIIMFAILMGIYYFIFSFFLSNETVSGPSMQPTFENGDRLIAVRHFTPKRNDIVILKAPDQKGALYIKRIIGTPGDMVTSKNDKLYINGKQIAEPYLNNGYQRESHKLGELYTNNFTLKKRVPKDSYFVMGDHRDVSKDSRYFGFVKRSALVGRVVFRYWPFTQWKTF, encoded by the coding sequence ATGGTTGAAACCAAAAAGAGAAATGATGATGAAAGCATTGGCCGCTTTGTTTTAGACATAATTATTATGTTTGCAATTTTGATGGGAATTTACTACTTTATTTTTAGTTTTTTCCTATCAAATGAAACAGTATCTGGTCCATCAATGCAGCCCACATTTGAGAATGGCGATCGTTTGATTGCTGTACGTCATTTTACGCCTAAACGAAATGATATCGTCATTCTAAAAGCACCAGACCAAAAAGGTGCTCTATATATCAAGCGAATTATTGGCACACCTGGTGATATGGTTACTTCTAAAAATGATAAGCTTTACATTAACGGCAAACAAATTGCAGAACCATATTTAAATAATGGCTACCAAAGAGAGTCACATAAATTAGGTGAACTCTATACTAACAATTTCACTTTAAAAAAGCGAGTACCTAAGGATAGTTACTTCGTCATGGGAGATCACCGTGACGTCTCAAAGGACTCCCGTTACTTTGGGTTTGTTAAACGAAGCGCGCTAGTTGGACGAGTCGTATTCAGGTATTGGCCGTTTACACAATGGAAAACATTTTAA
- the fni gene encoding type 2 isopentenyl-diphosphate Delta-isomerase: MSIRSERKEEHLKLAQMFFNKEKYNSFDQLHLLRPALPETKVDPTILGSEMFGKNVSAPFFINAMTGGSAASKQINQALGQVAQQQNIALALGSASILAKETDQLDSFMVARAEDPDGVLIVNVNPETPISAIKQIIQELNADALQIHLNTIQEIAMPEGDRDFRWLDSIKAIRTAIDLPIIIKEVGFGLDQTSIHLLKVNGIEYFDVAGSGGTNFAQIENARNASDVSYLEDLGLPTVVTALMAWQEQVKFFVSGGVRNPLDILKGLALGGKFVGISNVFLQEYIQNGSTGLEQLITNWKNELAALIAVYGKKDLASLVQIKKYYDLPLKAQIDQLL, encoded by the coding sequence ATGTCGATTAGATCTGAAAGAAAAGAAGAACATCTGAAGTTAGCTCAGATGTTTTTTAATAAAGAAAAATATAATAGTTTTGATCAACTGCATTTGTTGCGCCCTGCTCTGCCTGAAACAAAAGTCGATCCAACTATTCTGGGATCAGAAATGTTTGGCAAAAATGTTTCTGCGCCTTTTTTTATCAATGCTATGACTGGTGGCTCAGCTGCTTCTAAACAAATTAATCAAGCATTGGGACAGGTTGCCCAGCAGCAAAATATTGCCCTAGCTTTGGGATCTGCCAGCATTTTAGCTAAGGAAACTGATCAACTAGACAGTTTTATGGTTGCCAGAGCAGAAGATCCAGATGGTGTACTAATTGTTAATGTTAATCCAGAAACACCAATCTCTGCAATTAAACAAATTATCCAAGAATTAAATGCAGATGCGCTTCAGATCCATTTAAATACAATACAAGAAATTGCCATGCCTGAAGGTGATCGTGACTTTCGTTGGCTTGATTCAATTAAAGCAATTCGTACCGCTATCGATTTGCCCATTATTATTAAAGAAGTCGGTTTTGGATTGGATCAAACAAGTATTCATCTTTTAAAAGTAAATGGCATTGAATACTTCGATGTCGCCGGTTCTGGTGGCACAAACTTTGCCCAGATTGAGAATGCACGTAATGCCAGTGACGTTTCATACTTAGAAGATTTAGGTTTACCTACTGTGGTGACTGCTCTGATGGCATGGCAAGAGCAAGTTAAATTTTTTGTTTCTGGTGGAGTACGTAATCCCCTAGATATTTTAAAAGGTTTAGCTCTAGGAGGAAAATTTGTTGGTATTTCAAATGTTTTTTTACAAGAATACATCCAAAATGGTAGTACTGGATTAGAGCAATTAATTACTAATTGGAAAAATGAATTGGCTGCTTTAATTGCTGTTTACGGCAAAAAAGATTTAGCATCCCTGGTACAAATAAAAAAATACTATGATTTACCATTAAAGGCTCAAATCGATCAGTTACTGTAA
- the pepT gene encoding peptidase T gives MKYPNLLPRFLKYVKVNSRSDEHSDRFPSTEREENFQKNVIMKDLEELGLSDIHYNQNAGSVIAEIPSNVDYDVPVMGFLAHSDTADFNSENVKPQIHENYDGESKIQLGDSEFYLDPKVFPHLKNYKGQTIITASGDTLLGGDDKCGVSELMTFAEYLMNHQEIKHGKIRLAFTPDEEIGTGAEHFDVEDFGADFAFTVDGEAPGKLDWGTFSAAQFSLDIQGVNVHPAVAKGQMINAIQVGIDFHNQLPEHDRPEHTDGREGFFHLMNFAGTVDNAHLDYIIRDFERDGLEERKNLVKSIVKKMNDEFGTERIILKMWDQYYNMADELKKHMDIVDLARDAYKAEGLEVNEDPVRGGTDGSQLTYMGLPCPNIFAGEENMHGRYEYTVLESMWKAVDVMIKMAELNAERAK, from the coding sequence ATGAAATATCCTAATTTGTTACCTAGATTTTTAAAGTACGTTAAAGTTAATTCGCGTTCTGACGAACATTCAGATCGCTTTCCATCAACTGAAAGAGAAGAAAACTTCCAAAAGAATGTTATTATGAAAGATTTGGAAGAATTAGGTTTAAGTGACATTCACTACAATCAAAATGCTGGTAGTGTAATCGCTGAAATTCCGTCAAATGTTGATTATGATGTTCCAGTAATGGGCTTTTTAGCTCATAGTGATACGGCAGACTTTAATTCAGAAAATGTTAAACCACAGATTCATGAAAATTATGATGGCGAAAGCAAAATTCAATTAGGAGATTCAGAGTTTTATCTTGATCCTAAAGTTTTTCCACATTTGAAGAATTATAAAGGACAAACAATTATTACGGCCTCAGGTGATACCTTACTTGGTGGGGATGACAAGTGTGGTGTGTCAGAATTAATGACTTTTGCGGAATATTTAATGAATCATCAAGAAATTAAGCATGGTAAGATTCGATTGGCCTTTACTCCCGATGAAGAAATTGGTACTGGTGCTGAACACTTTGATGTTGAAGACTTTGGTGCTGACTTTGCTTTTACTGTTGATGGTGAAGCTCCTGGTAAGTTAGATTGGGGTACGTTCTCTGCGGCACAATTTAGTCTTGATATTCAGGGAGTTAATGTTCATCCAGCTGTTGCTAAGGGGCAAATGATTAATGCAATTCAAGTTGGAATTGACTTTCATAATCAACTGCCAGAACACGATCGCCCAGAACATACCGATGGACGCGAAGGTTTCTTCCATCTAATGAATTTTGCTGGTACTGTTGATAATGCTCACTTAGATTATATTATTCGTGATTTTGAACGTGATGGGCTTGAAGAGCGGAAGAATTTGGTTAAGTCAATCGTTAAGAAAATGAATGATGAATTCGGTACTGAACGAATTATACTTAAAATGTGGGACCAATATTACAACATGGCCGATGAATTAAAGAAACATATGGACATCGTTGACTTAGCGCGCGATGCTTATAAAGCAGAAGGTCTTGAAGTCAATGAAGACCCGGTTCGTGGTGGTACAGATGGCTCACAATTGACTTATATGGGCTTACCATGTCCTAATATTTTTGCCGGAGAAGAAAACATGCATGGTCGTTATGAATACACAGTTCTTGAGTCTATGTGGAAAGCGGTCGATGTCATGATTAAAATGGCGGAATTAAACGCTGAAAGAGCTAAGTAG
- a CDS encoding LBP_cg2779 family protein yields the protein MNEQEELSDAIINFQVKHHVNDTDLAFASHLSVEKVHATKTGDGQFTAEEVNQLYDYMSANA from the coding sequence ATGAATGAGCAAGAAGAATTATCTGATGCAATTATTAATTTTCAAGTAAAACACCATGTTAATGACACTGATCTAGCATTTGCTAGTCACCTATCAGTTGAAAAAGTCCATGCTACGAAAACTGGTGATGGTCAATTTACAGCTGAAGAAGTAAATCAACTTTATGACTATATGTCAGCTAATGCTTAG
- a CDS encoding GntR family transcriptional regulator yields the protein MEFKDNIPIYLQIEQYLYRQIALGKLTAGEKIPSVRKLALELTVNVNTVQRALQQMNSQGILYTKRGEGNFVTEDTKLLAETKQSLINNELEQFVQNMEKFGIGKTKLVSTLKNYLKNGGGSE from the coding sequence ATGGAATTTAAAGATAATATTCCTATTTATCTTCAGATTGAACAATACTTGTATCGTCAAATTGCTTTAGGCAAGTTAACGGCTGGTGAAAAAATTCCTTCTGTTAGAAAACTTGCTTTGGAATTAACTGTTAACGTTAATACTGTGCAAAGAGCGCTACAACAGATGAACAGTCAAGGTATTCTTTATACTAAGCGTGGCGAAGGTAATTTTGTTACTGAAGATACTAAGTTATTGGCTGAAACCAAGCAATCATTAATTAATAATGAATTAGAGCAATTTGTCCAAAATATGGAAAAGTTTGGTATAGGAAAGACTAAGTTGGTTTCAACGTTAAAGAATTATTTAAAAAATGGTGGGGGATCAGAATGA
- a CDS encoding ATP-binding cassette domain-containing protein: MNDLLAIKDVSYKKNQKQVLQDVNLNLAPGKIVALLGENGAGKTTLMRIIAGVAKNYKGKINLEGATKEAERKAKLSFTDGLTGFSDSTKIKEVVKFYATIFQDFDENEFDELRKFMKLDPEVKLSQLSRGMREKLIIALTFARKADLYLLDEPFGGIDAMARKKIINSIILWKDEKATILISDHFVNEISSLLDEVVIVKNHTVLEHKSADDIRQTHKSIEEYYESFYADEDDE; encoded by the coding sequence ATGAATGATTTATTAGCTATTAAAGATGTAAGTTATAAGAAAAATCAGAAGCAAGTATTGCAAGATGTGAACTTGAATTTAGCTCCTGGCAAGATTGTTGCTTTACTTGGTGAAAATGGTGCTGGTAAGACCACTTTGATGCGAATTATTGCCGGTGTAGCTAAGAATTACAAAGGCAAAATTAATTTAGAGGGGGCAACAAAAGAGGCAGAAAGAAAGGCTAAGTTGTCTTTTACTGATGGTTTAACTGGCTTCAGCGATTCAACAAAGATCAAGGAAGTGGTTAAATTTTACGCAACGATTTTTCAAGATTTTGATGAAAATGAATTCGATGAGCTGCGTAAGTTTATGAAATTAGATCCTGAAGTGAAGTTGAGTCAGTTATCACGAGGAATGCGTGAAAAATTGATTATTGCTTTAACATTTGCTCGTAAAGCAGATTTGTATTTACTTGATGAACCTTTTGGTGGGATTGATGCAATGGCTCGAAAGAAAATTATTAATTCCATCATTTTGTGGAAAGATGAAAAGGCAACGATTTTAATCTCAGATCACTTTGTCAATGAAATTTCATCTCTACTTGATGAAGTAGTAATTGTGAAAAATCATACGGTTTTGGAACATAAATCAGCAGATGATATTCGTCAAACGCATAAATCAATTGAAGAATATTATGAGAGTTTTTATGCAGATGAGGATGACGAATGA
- a CDS encoding tRNA (adenine(22)-N(1))-methyltransferase → MNLRLNTLAKMVDPGSRVADIGTDHAYLPIELVKNGKIDYAIASDVAEGPLENAKNDIAAAGLTEQIETRLGSGLETVTHADQIDTVVIAGMGGKLMTDILDRAWSKDAQFKTLVLEPNIGEAGVRNWLMMHNYKIISEKLIAEAGHTYELIKASLTEEKHEMTEKEIFFGPFIVQEKNPVFYQKWEGQLAYYQRLLVNLNKARKKDEDRINEVDHDIKLIKEELEK, encoded by the coding sequence ATGAATTTAAGATTAAATACGTTGGCAAAGATGGTAGATCCTGGCAGTCGAGTGGCTGATATTGGAACTGATCATGCATACTTGCCAATTGAATTAGTAAAAAATGGCAAAATTGATTATGCAATTGCTAGTGACGTTGCAGAGGGCCCTCTTGAAAATGCTAAAAATGATATTGCAGCAGCTGGGTTAACCGAGCAAATTGAAACTCGCTTAGGTAGTGGGTTAGAAACCGTTACTCATGCTGATCAGATTGATACAGTTGTGATTGCCGGAATGGGCGGCAAGTTAATGACTGATATTCTTGATAGAGCTTGGAGCAAAGATGCACAATTTAAAACTCTGGTACTAGAACCTAATATAGGCGAAGCAGGGGTACGTAATTGGCTGATGATGCATAATTATAAGATTATCTCAGAAAAATTAATTGCAGAGGCTGGGCATACTTATGAATTAATTAAGGCTAGCTTAACTGAAGAAAAGCATGAGATGACTGAAAAGGAAATCTTTTTTGGCCCCTTTATTGTACAAGAAAAGAATCCAGTTTTTTATCAGAAATGGGAAGGCCAACTCGCTTATTATCAAAGATTGCTGGTTAATTTGAATAAAGCAAGAAAAAAAGACGAAGATCGAATCAATGAAGTAGATCATGATATTAAATTAATCAAGGAGGAATTGGAGAAATGA
- the mvaD gene encoding diphosphomevalonate decarboxylase: MNRTARAHTNIALIKYWGKADDKLRLPLMSSLSMTLDAFYTDTSVEKTDGENQFFLNNQQQTAAASQRVFAYLKKLQARFHVTGNLIVKSVNHVPTSAGLASSSSAFAALAAAFCQCYDINIDLEDLSRLARIGSGSASRSVYGGFAVWQKGNSDETSYAYALDETPTMDLHLLAVELNTKQKKISSTYGMKDAQSSPFFRPWLERNNSELNEMIKAIKSNDFTALGQLAELNANEMHAINLTAQPEFTYFEPQTIQAIKLVEQLRTEGIECYYTIDAGPNIKVLCQLRNSKDIIQRFSSEFNNVNIVNASFGPGITYLD, translated from the coding sequence ATGAATAGAACCGCACGAGCACATACAAATATTGCTTTAATCAAGTACTGGGGCAAAGCTGACGACAAATTACGTCTTCCTTTAATGTCTAGTTTATCAATGACTTTAGATGCTTTTTATACTGATACTAGCGTTGAAAAAACAGATGGTGAAAATCAATTTTTCTTAAATAATCAACAGCAAACTGCTGCAGCTAGTCAACGTGTTTTTGCTTATCTAAAAAAATTGCAGGCTCGTTTTCACGTCACTGGCAATTTAATCGTTAAATCTGTCAATCACGTCCCTACTTCTGCAGGATTAGCATCATCTAGTTCTGCTTTTGCGGCACTAGCTGCTGCTTTTTGTCAATGCTATGACATCAACATTGATCTAGAAGATTTATCTCGTTTAGCCAGGATTGGATCTGGTTCTGCCAGCCGCTCCGTTTATGGCGGTTTTGCTGTTTGGCAAAAAGGTAATAGCGACGAAACATCTTACGCATATGCACTAGATGAAACACCAACGATGGATCTTCACCTTTTAGCAGTTGAATTAAATACCAAACAAAAAAAGATTTCTTCGACTTATGGTATGAAAGATGCCCAATCTTCTCCATTTTTCAGGCCCTGGCTTGAACGCAACAATTCAGAATTAAATGAAATGATCAAAGCTATAAAAAGTAATGATTTCACTGCCCTAGGCCAGTTAGCTGAGTTAAATGCAAATGAAATGCATGCAATTAATTTAACTGCACAGCCTGAATTCACTTACTTTGAGCCGCAAACCATTCAAGCTATTAAATTAGTTGAACAACTTCGTACTGAAGGAATTGAATGTTACTATACAATTGATGCAGGACCAAATATTAAGGTACTTTGCCAATTAAGAAATAGCAAAGATATCATTCAACGCTTTTCGTCCGAATTTAATAATGTTAATATAGTGAATGCAAGTTTTGGTCCTGGAATTACTTATTTGGACTAG
- a CDS encoding RsmB/NOP family class I SAM-dependent RNA methyltransferase, giving the protein MLNLPNEFKTKYEKLLGTKKAQELFAAMNEESKKAFRINTLKPTKVSYELTDSVPQINSAYYGEVSGEDPEWVSGSVYSQDPAAMFPAAISGVRPGERVLDLCAAPGGKTTALGEQLKGEGLLVANEISATRVKALRENIERWGISNALITNESPEKLVPIFSEFFDVILVDAPCSGEGMFRKNPEAIDYWSQDYVLTCQNRQKEILNEAVKMLQPGGRLIYSTCTFAPEEDEQIVSWLNKEYGFTILDTGIQANKIDVGQPEWADGNPDLTKTLRFWPQDGIGEGQFVAVLQKVGKARIEKKSKNKKAKRDPWRLTKNDQELVGQVMDQFNLPVALSDWRNKAKVRNEHVYIPAISLPEKSKLHVINNGVELGILKKKRFEPGHQLAEVLGKVKQERVYDLPTIEEYQNYLHGETVKVDSDLRGFVLVSYQKLIFSFGKIAGNQVLKNFYPKGLRK; this is encoded by the coding sequence TTGCTAAATCTACCAAATGAATTTAAAACTAAATATGAAAAATTATTAGGTACCAAAAAAGCACAAGAACTGTTTGCGGCGATGAATGAAGAGAGCAAAAAAGCTTTTAGAATTAATACATTGAAGCCTACTAAGGTTTCATATGAGCTTACTGATTCAGTACCGCAAATAAATTCAGCCTATTATGGTGAAGTATCGGGGGAAGATCCTGAGTGGGTAAGCGGTAGTGTTTATTCTCAAGATCCAGCGGCTATGTTTCCTGCGGCAATTAGTGGTGTTCGGCCAGGAGAGCGCGTGCTAGATCTGTGTGCTGCGCCTGGAGGAAAAACAACAGCATTAGGAGAACAATTGAAGGGTGAGGGCCTTTTAGTAGCTAATGAAATCTCTGCAACACGAGTAAAGGCACTACGGGAAAATATTGAACGTTGGGGCATCAGTAATGCCTTAATTACTAATGAAAGTCCAGAAAAGTTAGTTCCAATTTTTTCGGAATTTTTTGATGTGATTTTAGTCGATGCTCCATGTAGTGGTGAAGGAATGTTTAGAAAAAATCCGGAGGCAATTGATTATTGGTCTCAAGACTATGTTTTAACATGCCAGAACCGTCAAAAAGAGATCCTCAATGAAGCTGTTAAGATGCTTCAACCTGGCGGACGCTTAATTTATTCAACTTGTACCTTTGCGCCAGAAGAGGATGAGCAGATTGTTAGCTGGTTAAATAAAGAATATGGTTTTACAATTTTAGATACAGGGATACAAGCTAATAAGATTGATGTTGGACAGCCTGAGTGGGCTGATGGAAATCCTGATTTGACTAAAACATTACGCTTTTGGCCTCAAGATGGTATAGGTGAAGGACAATTTGTGGCAGTTTTACAAAAAGTAGGTAAAGCTAGAATTGAAAAAAAGAGCAAAAACAAAAAAGCCAAGCGTGATCCGTGGCGCTTAACCAAAAATGATCAGGAACTAGTTGGTCAGGTAATGGATCAGTTTAATTTACCAGTTGCTTTAAGTGACTGGCGTAATAAAGCAAAAGTCCGTAATGAACATGTCTATATTCCTGCAATCAGTTTGCCTGAAAAAAGTAAGCTTCATGTAATTAATAATGGAGTCGAGTTGGGTATATTAAAGAAAAAACGTTTTGAACCAGGACATCAATTGGCAGAAGTGCTAGGTAAGGTAAAGCAAGAACGGGTTTATGATTTACCGACAATTGAAGAATACCAAAATTATTTGCACGGTGAAACCGTTAAAGTGGACAGTGATTTGCGGGGCTTTGTGTTAGTCAGCTATCAAAAATTAATATTTAGTTTTGGCAAAATCGCTGGTAATCAAGTATTGAAGAACTTTTACCCAAAGGGATTGAGAAAATGA